From the genome of Leptospiraceae bacterium, one region includes:
- a CDS encoding GGDEF domain-containing protein yields the protein MDQEKIENIGHLERLLKTYEKASIKEMDELVSGEKIIHAFEKIDLVTREELLALLIQLQELREKENRVKNQILSILDKYSTEHEDLSIQIESLIQKNREDYFSEMFKLLCSLELSAEKAKAYWEEVIQHSKELSSKLGREVEIRVALMDHIIHKSKLIKNPKIIELNLYEDIIKNNITDELTGVFNRRYFNIMISREIKRSQRYSRPFSLLMLDVDDFKKFNDMYGHETGDIVLKLVGDALKSCFRSEDVVSRVGGEEFTVILPEVDGESALIPAKRFLKYLTDHASNQIGKKVTASGGIATYPIDGMSSDAIYSAADKAMYRSKLNGKNQITLSTV from the coding sequence ATGGATCAGGAAAAGATTGAAAATATAGGTCATCTGGAAAGGCTTTTGAAAACCTACGAAAAAGCTTCAATAAAAGAAATGGATGAGCTGGTAAGTGGGGAGAAAATCATACATGCTTTTGAGAAGATTGATCTTGTAACCCGTGAGGAACTTCTTGCATTACTGATTCAACTTCAGGAACTGAGAGAAAAGGAGAATCGAGTTAAAAACCAAATTCTTTCTATTCTGGATAAATATTCTACAGAACACGAGGATTTATCTATTCAGATAGAGAGCCTGATTCAAAAAAATAGAGAAGATTATTTCTCTGAAATGTTTAAACTATTATGCTCTTTGGAATTAAGTGCGGAAAAAGCAAAAGCATACTGGGAAGAAGTGATTCAGCATTCAAAAGAACTCAGTTCAAAACTGGGAAGAGAAGTTGAAATTCGGGTTGCTCTTATGGATCATATCATCCATAAGAGTAAACTAATTAAGAATCCAAAGATTATTGAATTAAATTTATATGAAGATATTATAAAGAATAACATAACAGATGAATTAACAGGAGTTTTTAACAGGCGTTATTTTAATATTATGATTTCAAGAGAAATTAAGCGTTCTCAAAGGTATTCACGACCTTTTAGTCTGTTAATGCTGGATGTAGATGATTTTAAAAAATTCAATGATATGTATGGACATGAAACCGGAGATATCGTATTAAAATTGGTAGGAGACGCTTTGAAAAGTTGCTTTCGAAGTGAAGATGTGGTGAGTCGTGTCGGTGGGGAAGAGTTTACTGTAATTTTACCTGAGGTTGATGGAGAGTCAGCTTTAATTCCAGCAAAGCGTTTTTTAAAATATTTAACAGATCATGCAAGTAACCAAATCGGAAAAAAAGTTACTGCCAGCGGAGGTATCGCTACCTATCCAATAGATGGAATGAGTTCTGATGCCATTTATTCGGCGGCAGATAAAGCCATGTATCGATCCAAACTGAATGGAAAAAATCAAATTACCCTGTCCACTGTTTGA
- a CDS encoding MBOAT family protein, giving the protein MSWNPRFAFLILFTSFSDFYLARKIYSSVGKRASFFLGMSILIDLGILSYFKYCNFFLSSLKSLLYSLGLSAEIPLLEITLPAGISFYTFQSLSYTIDVYRGLIRPEKNILRYVLFLSFFPQLVAGPIVTAKEFLPQIKKLGFQKFRSIPLKEAIFYIFSGFIKKSIIADQISFIPELVYKQPGVFGFKSLLICLLAYSIQIYGDFSGYTDIARGLALLLGFKLPENFNMPYFSSSFREFWNRWHISLSSWLKTYLYVSLGGNRVGALFTYRNLFITMLLGGIWHGANWTFVVWGAFHGLFLAIERFIIFNTEKRKNVEMVEIRELSLWQEVKRNITLKIISVLKVLFTFFLVSVLWVFFRAENFTIAAEFLGGIFSFRRGLELSYSMEKKFYLIFSFVFISHIIGTFYKEVLERILIEPLKFRHLFFLAILTIVVVLLSDRAKPFIYFVF; this is encoded by the coding sequence ATGAGTTGGAATCCTCGCTTTGCATTTTTAATTCTTTTTACCAGTTTTTCTGATTTTTATCTGGCTCGTAAAATTTATAGCTCGGTTGGGAAACGAGCAAGCTTTTTCCTGGGAATGTCTATACTGATTGATCTGGGTATACTTTCTTATTTCAAGTATTGTAATTTTTTTCTTTCGAGCCTAAAAAGCTTGTTGTATAGCCTTGGATTAAGTGCCGAAATTCCGTTACTGGAAATAACCCTGCCGGCCGGAATTTCTTTCTATACATTTCAATCTTTGAGTTATACGATTGATGTTTATAGGGGACTGATTCGACCTGAAAAAAATATATTGCGTTATGTGCTGTTTTTGTCCTTCTTTCCCCAACTTGTGGCCGGACCTATTGTTACTGCCAAGGAATTTTTACCTCAAATAAAAAAACTTGGCTTTCAGAAATTTAGGTCTATACCCCTAAAAGAAGCAATTTTCTATATATTTTCCGGTTTTATTAAAAAATCAATTATTGCTGACCAAATTTCTTTTATACCGGAACTGGTTTATAAGCAGCCCGGTGTTTTTGGGTTTAAATCTCTGTTAATCTGCCTGCTTGCTTATTCAATCCAGATATACGGTGATTTTAGTGGTTATACGGATATTGCCCGTGGGCTGGCACTTCTTTTAGGATTTAAGCTACCTGAGAATTTTAACATGCCTTATTTCTCCTCAAGTTTTAGGGAGTTCTGGAATCGCTGGCATATCTCTCTTTCGTCCTGGTTAAAGACTTATCTGTATGTTTCACTGGGGGGAAATCGGGTCGGTGCATTATTTACCTACCGAAACCTGTTTATTACGATGCTACTCGGGGGTATCTGGCATGGAGCAAATTGGACTTTTGTAGTCTGGGGAGCTTTTCACGGTCTCTTTCTGGCTATAGAACGTTTTATAATTTTTAATACAGAAAAAAGGAAGAATGTGGAGATGGTTGAAATTCGGGAACTGTCACTATGGCAGGAAGTTAAACGAAATATTACTTTGAAAATTATAAGTGTTCTTAAAGTGCTTTTTACTTTTTTCCTGGTTAGTGTTCTCTGGGTATTCTTTAGAGCTGAAAACTTTACTATTGCAGCCGAGTTTTTAGGCGGTATTTTTAGCTTCCGGAGAGGATTAGAATTGAGTTATTCTATGGAAAAGAAGTTTTACCTTATTTTCAGTTTTGTCTTCATTTCTCATATTATAGGTACTTTTTATAAAGAAGTTCTGGAGCGTATTCTTATTGAACCGCTCAAATTTCGGCACCTATTTTTTCTGGCAATTCTAACAATAGTTGTTGTACTTCTCAGCGATAGGGCGAAACCCTTTATTTATTTTGTGTTTTGA